From Roseisolibacter agri, a single genomic window includes:
- the proS gene encoding proline--tRNA ligase, protein MADEKKLTTRAADFSAWYNELVLRAELADYSPVRGCMVIRPNGYGIWERMQRALDDMFKATGHVNAYFPMFIPESFLSKEAEHVEGFAPETAVVTHGGGKKLEEPLVVRPTSETIIYSMFAKWVQSYRDLPLLYNQWANVVRWEMRTRLFLRTMEFLWQEGHTAHATHDEAEEEARKMLGVYRDFMEGWIAMPVITGQKTESEKFAGALRTYACEAMMQDGKALQAGTSHNLGQNFAKAFDLTFQSEAGTIEHAWNTSWGVSTRMVGGLVMTHGDDNGLITPPLLAPIELVIVPIWRTDEEKATVFEAARNLKQSLGAWERRAPARLRVHLDDREGIKPGAKYYHWETRGIPLRLELGPRDVAANQCVLVRRDTRAKQVASLDTIGEDVAELLMRMQADLLTAARERMDARTHRGVTSYDQFREIMDAGGFVYAGWNGDPASEARVKEETKATIRVIPDPEFRSAEAPTRCLVTGEPAKHEVLWARAY, encoded by the coding sequence ATGGCTGACGAGAAGAAGCTGACCACCCGCGCGGCGGACTTCAGCGCGTGGTACAACGAGCTGGTGCTCCGCGCCGAGCTGGCCGACTACTCGCCGGTGCGCGGCTGCATGGTGATCCGCCCCAACGGCTACGGCATCTGGGAGCGCATGCAGCGCGCGCTCGACGACATGTTCAAGGCCACGGGCCACGTCAACGCGTACTTCCCGATGTTCATCCCGGAGAGCTTCCTGTCCAAGGAAGCCGAGCACGTCGAGGGCTTCGCGCCCGAGACGGCCGTGGTAACGCACGGCGGCGGGAAGAAGCTCGAGGAGCCGCTCGTCGTACGCCCCACCTCCGAGACGATCATCTACTCGATGTTCGCCAAGTGGGTGCAGAGCTACCGCGACCTGCCGCTGCTCTACAACCAGTGGGCGAACGTCGTCCGGTGGGAGATGCGCACGCGCCTCTTCCTGCGCACGATGGAGTTCCTCTGGCAGGAGGGGCACACGGCGCACGCCACGCACGACGAGGCCGAGGAGGAAGCGCGGAAGATGCTCGGCGTCTACCGCGACTTCATGGAAGGGTGGATCGCGATGCCCGTGATCACCGGGCAGAAGACGGAGAGCGAGAAGTTCGCCGGCGCGCTGCGCACGTACGCGTGCGAGGCGATGATGCAGGACGGCAAGGCGCTGCAGGCCGGCACCTCGCACAACCTCGGGCAGAACTTCGCGAAGGCGTTCGACCTCACGTTCCAGAGCGAGGCGGGCACCATCGAGCACGCGTGGAACACGAGCTGGGGCGTGTCGACGCGCATGGTCGGCGGCCTCGTGATGACGCACGGCGACGACAACGGCCTGATCACGCCGCCGCTGCTGGCGCCGATCGAGCTGGTGATCGTCCCGATCTGGCGCACCGACGAGGAGAAGGCGACGGTGTTCGAGGCCGCGCGCAACCTCAAGCAGTCGCTCGGCGCGTGGGAGCGTCGGGCACCCGCGCGGCTGCGCGTGCACCTGGACGACCGCGAGGGGATCAAGCCGGGCGCGAAGTACTACCACTGGGAGACGCGCGGCATCCCGCTCCGCCTGGAGCTCGGGCCGCGCGACGTCGCCGCCAACCAGTGCGTGCTGGTGCGCCGCGACACGCGCGCGAAGCAGGTCGCGTCGCTCGACACGATCGGCGAGGACGTGGCGGAGCTGCTGATGCGCATGCAGGCCGACCTGCTGACGGCGGCGCGCGAGCGGATGGACGCGCGCACGCACCGCGGCGTGACCTCCTACGACCAGTTCAGGGAGATCATGGACGCGGGCGGCTTCGTGTACGCGGGATGGAACGGCGACCCGGCGAGCGAGGCGCGCGTGAAGGAGGAGACCAAGGCGACGATCCGCGTCATCCCCGACCCGGAGTTCCGCAGCGCCGAGGCACCCACGCGCTGCCTGGTGACCGGCGAGCCGGCGAAGCACGAGGTCCTGTGGGCGAGAGCGTACTGA
- the hisS gene encoding histidine--tRNA ligase yields MSAKPLPGFRDFYPTELAERAHIMRVWREVARRYAFVEYDGPPLEPLDLYTRKSGEEIVGQLYNFTDKGDRQVSLRPEMTPTFARMVAARANALRKPVRWFSIPQLFRYERQQKGRLREHFQLNVDIVGEADVTADAELLAVAIDMLRGFGLTQHDVRARVSDRRLLSALLARVGVTEEQMPAAYAVIDKVERDPRDVLLERLTQADMTADVAEQVLGFARLATVEELRASHGDDPRVAEQLDRFARYTAHLNALGVADWVVLDLTIVRGLAYYTGIVFELFDLRGEFRAICGGGRYDTLLNALGGADLPALGFGMGDVVLGELLKARGLMPSSDPVLDYWIAVEDQDLLPVAQSTASLLRRLGHSVEYPLREQALTKQLKAAVSAGAREAVILRRDALAGRGEVVLRSLTDGHEESLELGRWLEERIAAAGGPGTNGAPPTPPVF; encoded by the coding sequence ATGTCCGCCAAGCCACTCCCCGGGTTCCGCGACTTCTATCCCACGGAACTCGCCGAGCGCGCGCACATCATGCGAGTCTGGCGTGAGGTCGCCCGCCGCTACGCCTTCGTCGAGTACGACGGCCCGCCGCTCGAGCCGCTCGACCTCTACACCCGCAAGAGCGGCGAGGAGATCGTCGGCCAGCTCTACAACTTCACGGACAAGGGCGATCGGCAGGTCTCGCTCCGGCCCGAGATGACGCCGACCTTCGCGCGCATGGTGGCCGCGCGCGCGAACGCGCTCCGCAAGCCGGTGCGCTGGTTCTCGATCCCGCAGCTCTTCCGCTACGAGCGCCAGCAGAAGGGGCGCCTGCGCGAGCACTTCCAGCTGAACGTCGACATCGTCGGCGAGGCGGACGTGACGGCCGACGCCGAGCTGCTGGCGGTCGCGATCGACATGCTGCGCGGCTTCGGGCTGACGCAGCACGACGTCCGCGCGCGCGTCTCCGACCGCCGGCTGCTCTCCGCGCTGCTGGCGCGCGTCGGCGTGACCGAGGAGCAGATGCCCGCGGCGTACGCGGTCATCGACAAGGTCGAGCGCGATCCGCGTGACGTGCTGCTGGAGCGGCTCACGCAGGCCGACATGACCGCCGACGTCGCGGAGCAGGTGCTCGGCTTCGCGCGCCTCGCGACGGTCGAGGAGCTGCGCGCGAGCCACGGCGACGATCCCCGCGTCGCCGAGCAGCTCGACCGCTTCGCGCGGTACACCGCGCACCTCAACGCGCTCGGCGTCGCCGACTGGGTCGTGCTCGACCTGACGATCGTGCGCGGGCTCGCGTACTACACGGGCATCGTCTTCGAGCTCTTCGACCTGCGCGGCGAGTTCCGCGCGATCTGCGGCGGCGGGCGCTACGACACGCTGCTCAACGCGCTCGGCGGCGCGGACCTGCCGGCGCTCGGCTTCGGCATGGGCGACGTGGTGCTCGGCGAGCTGCTGAAGGCGCGCGGGCTGATGCCGTCATCCGATCCGGTGCTCGACTACTGGATCGCGGTCGAGGATCAGGACCTGCTGCCCGTCGCGCAGAGCACCGCATCGCTGCTCCGCCGCCTGGGACACAGCGTCGAGTACCCGCTGCGCGAGCAGGCGCTCACCAAGCAGCTCAAGGCCGCGGTGTCGGCCGGCGCGCGCGAGGCGGTGATCCTGCGGCGCGACGCGCTCGCGGGCCGCGGCGAGGTCGTGCTCCGCTCGCTCACCGACGGCCACGAGGAGTCGCTCGAGCTCGGCCGGTGGCTCGAGGAGCGCATCGCCGCCGCCGGTGGTCCCGGCACGAACGGCGCGCCGCCCACCCCGCCGGTGTTCTGA
- a CDS encoding bifunctional folylpolyglutamate synthase/dihydrofolate synthase codes for MASLPAGAYQDALSRLFARTGGTSRYGLDRIRALLRALGDPHLAVPVFHVAGTNGKGSTVATLEAVLRARGHRVARFTSPHLVDFRERIVVQGRPIEEAAVVDFLARWMPTAERVGATFFEITTALAFDHFARAGVDVAVVETGLGGRLDSTNVVEPLVAGVTAIGLDHTELLGDTRERIAVEKAGIYKAGAPAVVGELDPAIRAVLVGRAQAAGATPIREVAAECTVRDVRVGHEGTAFELEAPFGRARLVTPLLGGFQAHNVATALTMLDAAGPAWRVTAAEAAPALADVRLPGRFQWAGRYLFDVAHNPDGARVLAATLAELAPARPVAALVTVLADKDWRGMLQALAPAVDHFVLSTAPTAPPGRVWHPEEAQAFAAAHGWSAMLEPDFDQALARAESLGETVLVTGSFHTVGDAMLRLQVDPLAR; via the coding sequence GTGGCGTCGCTCCCCGCCGGCGCCTACCAGGACGCGCTCTCCCGCCTGTTCGCGCGCACGGGCGGCACCAGCCGGTACGGCCTCGATCGCATCCGCGCGCTGCTGCGCGCGCTGGGCGACCCGCACCTCGCCGTGCCGGTCTTCCACGTGGCCGGCACGAACGGGAAGGGGAGCACGGTCGCGACGCTGGAGGCCGTGCTGCGCGCGCGCGGTCATCGCGTCGCGCGCTTCACGTCGCCCCATCTGGTCGACTTCCGCGAGCGCATCGTGGTGCAGGGGCGCCCGATCGAGGAGGCGGCGGTCGTCGACTTCCTCGCGCGCTGGATGCCGACGGCCGAGCGCGTGGGCGCGACCTTCTTCGAGATCACGACGGCGCTCGCGTTCGACCACTTCGCGCGCGCGGGCGTGGACGTCGCGGTCGTGGAGACGGGGCTCGGCGGACGGCTCGACTCGACCAACGTCGTGGAGCCGCTGGTCGCCGGGGTTACGGCGATCGGCCTCGATCACACCGAGCTTCTGGGCGACACGCGCGAGCGCATCGCCGTCGAGAAGGCGGGGATCTACAAGGCGGGCGCGCCCGCCGTCGTGGGCGAGCTCGATCCCGCGATCCGGGCGGTGCTGGTGGGGCGGGCGCAGGCCGCGGGCGCGACGCCCATCCGCGAGGTCGCGGCCGAGTGCACCGTGCGCGACGTCCGCGTGGGGCACGAGGGGACCGCGTTCGAGCTTGAGGCGCCGTTCGGCCGCGCGCGGCTCGTGACGCCGCTGCTCGGCGGCTTCCAGGCGCACAACGTGGCGACGGCCCTGACGATGCTCGACGCGGCGGGACCCGCGTGGCGCGTGACGGCCGCGGAGGCCGCGCCGGCGCTGGCCGACGTGCGCCTGCCGGGCCGCTTCCAGTGGGCCGGCCGCTACCTGTTCGACGTCGCGCACAACCCGGACGGCGCCCGCGTGCTGGCGGCGACGCTCGCCGAGCTGGCGCCGGCGCGCCCGGTGGCGGCCCTCGTCACCGTGCTGGCGGACAAGGACTGGCGCGGCATGCTGCAGGCGCTGGCGCCGGCGGTGGACCACTTCGTCCTCTCGACCGCGCCCACCGCGCCGCCGGGCCGCGTCTGGCATCCCGAGGAGGCGCAGGCCTTCGCCGCCGCGCACGGATGGTCCGCCATGCTGGAGCCGGACTTCGACCAGGCCCTCGCCCGCGCCGAGTCGCTGGGTGAGACGGTGCTGGTCACCGGCTCCTTCCACACGGTCGGCGACGCCATGCTTCGCTTGCAGGTCGATCCGCTGGCCCGATAG
- the accD gene encoding acetyl-CoA carboxylase, carboxyltransferase subunit beta — protein MAWFRKERKPRVPRRERLEIPPDAWEKCEACGHTDIREKFARNLNVCPECDYHRRIRAVEYVNILLDEDWEETEDGLRSADPLGFPEYAARLKKAQNNAGDTDAILTASGTLGGIPTNVGVMDFAFMGGSMGSVVGEKIARAGQRSLEKKQPFIIVSASGGARMQEGVLSLMQMAKAAAILSQLAERRIPYVSILTNPTTGGVSASYAMLGDAILAEPGAVIGFAGPRVIKQTLGQDLPEGFQTAEFLLEHGMLDAVVHRRDLKATVGQLLRHMTGKPAAAPSAAS, from the coding sequence ATGGCCTGGTTCCGTAAAGAGCGCAAGCCGCGCGTCCCGCGCCGCGAGCGCCTCGAGATCCCGCCGGACGCCTGGGAGAAGTGCGAGGCGTGCGGGCACACCGACATCCGGGAGAAGTTCGCCCGGAACCTCAACGTGTGCCCCGAGTGCGACTATCACCGTCGCATCCGCGCCGTGGAGTACGTCAACATCCTCCTCGACGAGGACTGGGAGGAGACGGAGGACGGCCTCCGCTCCGCCGATCCCCTCGGCTTCCCGGAGTACGCCGCGCGCCTGAAGAAGGCGCAGAACAACGCCGGCGACACGGACGCGATCCTCACGGCCAGCGGCACGCTGGGCGGCATCCCCACGAACGTCGGCGTCATGGACTTCGCGTTCATGGGCGGCTCGATGGGCTCCGTGGTGGGCGAGAAGATCGCCCGCGCCGGCCAGCGCTCGCTCGAGAAGAAGCAGCCCTTCATCATCGTGTCGGCGTCGGGCGGCGCGCGCATGCAGGAGGGCGTGCTGTCGCTGATGCAGATGGCCAAGGCGGCGGCCATCCTGTCGCAGCTCGCGGAGCGGCGCATCCCGTACGTCTCGATCCTCACCAACCCCACCACGGGTGGCGTGAGCGCCAGCTACGCGATGCTCGGCGACGCGATCCTGGCCGAGCCGGGCGCGGTGATCGGCTTCGCGGGGCCGCGCGTGATCAAGCAGACGCTCGGGCAGGACCTGCCGGAGGGCTTCCAGACGGCGGAGTTCCTGCTGGAGCACGGGATGCTGGACGCCGTGGTGCACCGGCGCGACCTCAAGGCGACGGTCGGCCAGCTGCTCCGCCACATGACGGGCAAGCCGGCGGCCGCCCCCAGCGCGGCGTCCTGA